Genomic DNA from Shouchella patagoniensis:
ATAAGGTGGGAATAAAGTCTGGTCATCTTCTAATACAACCATTTCGTATTCAACGAGTTGTGGGTCTGTTGAAAACACATCACTCAGCTCAATACTTCCGTTACTAATTGCTTGGTAGCGAGTACTTACATCAATCGAAGTCACATTAGCAAAGTCAAACCCATAAACGTCTTCGAATCCTGCATACCCATCTTCGCGATCCATAAATTCAAAAGTGAAACCTACTTTTAAGTCATTTGAGTGAGGAGCGAGATCTGAAATGCTCTCAATAGCTAATTCCTCTGCACGATCTTTAGGTATGGCTAAAGCGTAGGTATTTTGGAATCCCATTGGTTCTAAGAAATAATCTCCCGTAGCTTCCATTATGCCGTCTCGTGCTTGTTCATAAGATTCACGTTCATCATAACTGAATTCTTCTTGATTAAGCAAATCAGCGAGTACCGTACCACTAAATTCAGGATAAATGTCCACGTCACCAACTTCAAGAGCATTAAAATTAACACTGGTCGTACCTAGTGGAGCAACCACTTCTACGTTTAAATCGGTTTCTTCTTCAATTAACAATTTGTACATATTTGCTAAGATTGGTGGTTCAGGCCCCATCTTTCCGCCTATAACGAGATCTGCTTGATCCTCTCTAAAAAAGGACAAAACAGGTGGGATTAAGACAATGACTAATGCAATGGCCGTGACACTAATCATTGGTTTATAAGAAGCCCGTTTTTTGCTTTTCGGTCCTCTTTCCAATAAACGAAGAATAAGGTCTAAACTAATTGCTAGCAAAGCTGCTGGTAATGCGCCAAATAGGATATACTCATTGCTCGTTCGTTGAATTCCAGTCATAATGATTTGACCAAGACCACCTCCACCAACTAAAGCTGCGAGCGTCGCCGTACCAACAATCAGAACCATGGACGTACGTATTCCCGCCATTACTGTTGGCATGGCAAGGGGTAGCTCCACTTTAATCAGGCTTCGATAAGAGCTCATGCCCATTCCTCTTGCAGCTTCAACAATTGGTGTCTCGACTTCGCGGATACCTGTATACGTATTTCGAAGAATAGGTAATAAAGCGTATGCGGTTAAAGCAATGATAGCAGGTGTTGTACCAATACCTACAAGCAAAACTAAAAATCCTAGCAAAGCCAAAGAAGGAATGGTCTGCAAGACTGCAGCAATGCCAATAATCCATTCAGAATAGCGATTGTACCTAGTCAGTAAGATACCTAGTGGGACAGCAATAGCAATGGCAATTAATAAAGAGATTAAAGATAGCTGCAAATGTTCCCAAAAGGAATTTAATAATAGATCAGATCGTTCACGAAACAGAGTAAAATAAGATTCCCAAAAATTCGTCATTCCATTGTTTTTAGCATGATCCAAACGAGGTTTTCGTGTCCTACTGAATCAGCATTTCCTCATTAAGTAGCATTAGGACGATGCATTTATAGTTTTTAGATGTATGAACGACTTACTGCTACTTGTTACTGAACAGTCAATCTTGCGAGTGCTTGATAAGAAATAACCCCAATCAACTTCCCTTTTTCTTGAACTGGAACAGCGGGCAAGTTCCGCTCTTCTAATACATCAAACGCTTCACGGATTGTACTAGTAGATGGAATTGTGATTGGACCACTAATGAGTTTTCCTTGGTAGCAAGCTTGAGACAATTCTTCGTTTGGATTCACACTAAATTGTAGTTCGGGTTGCTCCAAATCAATTTCACTATGCACATAAGCACTCTCCTGCAACGGAACCACAGCATCATCCAATTCAAATGATTTTCCTTCAGACGCTCGATTCATAAAGTCTGAAACAGAAGGTGAAGCAGGATTTTTTTGTAGTTCTTCTACGGTACCGATTTGTATGATCTCTCCGTTTTCCATCATTCCAATTCGATCACCAAGTTTTGCAGCTTCATTCATATCATGTGTAACAAAGACGATTGTTTTTTTGATTTTTTGTTGAAGCTTTTTAATATCATGTTGTAGTTGTTCTCTAACCAATGGATCTAATGCACTAAAAGGCTCGTCCATCAATAAAATGTCAGGGTCTGCAGCAAGAGCTCTCGCGACGCCCACCCGTTGCTGTTGGCCACCAGAAAGGTCTGAAGGCAATCGATCTCTATACAACTCTGGTTCCATCCCAACTAGTTCTAACAATTCATCAACTCTTGTTGAGATCTCTGTTTGCTTCCATTTTTTCATTTCAGGAACAACTGCTATGTTTTCAGACACGGTCATGTGAGGAAACAAGGCTATTTGTTGCAATACATAGCCAATACTCCATCTAAGTTCATTAATATTTGCTTCCGCTGCGTTTGTCCCTTTAATTTTGATCACCCCTGAAGAAGGCTCAATTAATCGGTTAATCATTTTTAATGTGGTTGTTTTTCCACATCCACTCGGACCAATTAATACAAAGAATTCTCCTTGTTCGATCGTAAACGAAAGCTCACTTACCGCTTTCGTACCATGAGTAAATTCTTTACTCACTTGTTGAAACGTAATCAAAGTCACCCTCACTCCTTCTTATAAAAAAGATCTCTTGAATATACCCCTTATCTTTATAAATGAACCTTCATTTTACATGAAACATGCAAGAGAATCATTCATACGCTATTTTAGTTAATTAAGTAATAGATTTTTGGTGAAATAGATGCTTATTTCTTTACAGAAAACGGATTAACCATTCCCTAACAATTAACCGGAGAAGAAAGTATCGTTAGTTTACCTATGTCATTCTTTACTATACAAAAACACACAAGGCTGCAAGCCTTGTGTGTTTTATTCTTATAGAAAGGCAGCTGCTCCAGTTTGAAAACCAGACTGTCCTATCGATTGACCGCCGTCCATTGTAATACATGTTCCATTAATATAGGAGCCTTCTTTGGAAAAAAGATAAGCTGCAAGACCCGCGATTTCTTGTCCTTTCCCAAAACGATGCAACGGGACACTTGCTAAAGCCATCTTATGTGCTTTTTCACTTTGAATGAGCTTGTCAACCCCACCAGTCTCTTCAATCGGACCAGGCGCAATTGCATTCACTCGTATACCGTATTGGCTGCCCCATTCTACAGCAAGCGTTTTTGTCATCGCAAGAACGCCGGCTTTTGCGCTAGCAGAGTGAACGACTCCTGGACCTCCAGTCCATGCATATGTAGCCACAATGTTAATAATCGTTCCTTTGGCGTCTTCGCTAATCCAGCGCTTTCCGATTACTTGTGTCATATGCCATGTACCGTTTAAAACAATGTCTACAACTGAATTCCAGCCATTTTCACTTAATTCCTCTGCTGGGCATAGAAAATTGCCAGCTGCATTGTTAATTAAGCCTGTGATCGACCCGATTGAATGATAAACTTCTTCAACCATCTTCTCAATATCATTTCTATTTCGCACGTCTAATTGAAAAGTTGACACCTGGCCTGGAAATGTCTCAATTTCATTTTTTGTTTCAGCTAACTTATCTGCATTTCTCGCACAAATAACAACATAAGCACCATCGTCAGCAAAGCGTTTCGCCATCGCTTTACCCATGCCATTGCTTCCGCCTGTAATGACAATTACTTGTTTTTCCATTCGTTTCTCCTTCCTTCTCGCAAGTGAGAACCCCTCCCTATCATTATGCAAAAAAACGAATCATTTTGAAAGGGTTTTCATTGATTTAAGTAAGGTATTTTATTAACCGACTTGCTTCTAAACGCAAAAACAACGTTCTGTGAAATCAACATTTCACAGAACGTTGTTTTTGCGTTAAACTAGATGTGAGGTGAAAAGATGTCCGTATTTGCTAAATTAAATCAACAGGTATTAAAAGATGAAACGAAACAAATGAACCATTTTTCAGCCCGTTACAAGCGGTATAACGAGATGCCTGCATTTATACAAGATTACATCAAACATATTGCCGCCCTAGGCTATAGTTCAGCCACGATACAGCGGTATTTATATGACTACGTTGATTTTTTTTCATATGTAAAGAGGCATTCTGATGAAAATGTGTTTAACTCAAAAGAAATAGACATCCTTGATTTCTCTCAATTAAATGAACAAGGAATTGAACATTATGTCTCTTATCTATCGCTTGAGGTACAAAATGAAGCAAAAACAATCAACCGTAAATTATCAGCACTTCAATCATTGTTTGCTTACTTAGTAAAAAATCATGGCTTATCTCAAAATCCCGTCTTACAAGTTACGAGACCAAAAATGAAAAAACGTGATCCTGTATATTTAACGGTTAGCGAGATTAAAGAGATTACTGATTTGATCTTATCTGATAAAGGCCTCTCCACTCGCCAAAAAAGTTATCACAAACGTCTTCATTTACGAGATTACGCGATTATGATGACTCTCGCTCGAACAGGTCTGCGGATTTCCGAATTAGCAAGCCTTCGCTATTCTCAATTTGATACATTTCGTAATGAACTAATTGTCTACGGAAAAGGAAATAAAGAACGGGTCATCCCATTACCGACTGATTTAGTTAACATAATAAATAATTATGTTAACTCACTGCCCGATCATATAAAACCTGCAGGTGCAAAACCATTATTTATTGGCTTTGATTTCAAAACTGGTATGTATACATCTTCTCTATCAGTCAGCGCACTTCAAAAAATGATTCAACGACAGTTTCTACGCGCCTCAAAAGAACTACCTTCTTTTCGAGATCGTGCTTTATCTGCTCATAAATTGCGTCATAGCTTTGCGACAGCGCTAGTTAAGAACGGAATTGATGTATTAACCATTCAACAACTTTTGGGACATAGTTCAGTCGCGACCACACAAGTATATGCCCATGTTCATCAGGATGCGAAGCGACATGCAATGAATCAATTTAATTAATTTTAAAAATTTTTTTTCCGTGCATACTATGCCAAGCCTTGGTTACACTACAACCAACTCGCTTTACGATCTGCTAACTATTACCAGTAACTAATAGCTAGCTTGACAAGCACAACAGCCCTGAACGAATGGGAACAACGTCCATTTGTTTAGGCAGTATAATGGAAAAGGAGCGTAATGGCATGTTTTCGTTTTTTATCCACGCCTTTGTGTCTATCTTTACAATCTTGAACCCAATTGCAAACATCCCGCTGTATTTAGGGTTTTCTAAGAATCAAGATGTAAAAGAAATGAAGCAAATTGCACTTAAAGCTATTATGATAGCTCTGGGTATATTGACGACTTTTCTGCTGCTCGGTCAATTTTTATTTTCGCTGTTTCACATCTCGATAACTAGTTTACGTGTAATCGGAGGCATTATTATATTCGGAATTGGTTACCACCTCATTCGCTCAAAGAATATAAAGAGCCCCTATTTGCATCCAAAGGAACAAAGAAAGAAAAGGGATGCTCCTTACATGTCAATATGGGCTCCTACTGGCCCTGCTACAGTAGAAACAGTGAAACGTTTAACATTAAGTCAACGCAATCGCTGGGTACATTTGAGCAATATCTGTATCACTTTTATTGCATTTTGTTTTGTAATTACAATTACAGCTGGTGGGTTATTTCTAGCTAAATGGTTACAAGGTCAATCAGCTAGTACAGGGCTGTTCGTTTTTACGAAACTTGCAGGCTTTTTATTAACTGTCATTGCACTTGAAATGCTTTTAACTGGTTTGACAGATATACTCCCTGTTATTGAACGAAAAACGGCATGAATTAGAGCCACTTTCCTTATAAGGAAAGTGGCTCTAATTATTTTCCCAATCTACTCCCACCATTCTTTTCTCATAATTTATTCTTTTCTAGTGTATTGTTATTACAATAGTTAATACATCATTACAAAAGAAAAGAGGAATGGCGTTGACTAAAAGGTCTGAGTCAGCAAGTCATAACGTTTATCGAACAATTTGGCGATGGCATTTTTATGCCGGGTTAATCATTGCTCCAGTTTTATTAATTCTAGCTATAACTGGTGGAATCTACTTGTTTAAAGGAAATATTGAAGCGGTTATTTACAGTGATTATTATGAAGTTGAACCCAACACTACTGAAACCGTATTCTCTCCAAGTGAGCTGATTGAGAGTGCTATAACCGCTTACGATCATGTTGATTCAGTCATTTCTTATAGCCCGAATGAAGTTGCTACTAAGTCGGTTGAAGTGGGCGTGATTTTTCAAGACGGTTCTTCTGGAACCATCTTTATGGATCCTTATTCAGGTGAGGAATTAGGTCTACTTCTCGACAACGAGCGGGTTATCGATCGTTTAATTGAGCTACATAGCGAACTCATGGCAGGTACATTCGGTGATCGACTCGTGGAACTAGCCGCATCTTGGACCATTATCTTAATGATAAGCGGTGTATATCTTTGGTGGCCTTGATCGTAACATGCACCCTAGTTTCACCGCTTATTTTCCGAAAAGCGACTCGGGGTCTTTTACTCTATCTGCTTTTCCAAATAAAGCACAAGATGAAGCGACAATGTACATTGACCAATATACTGGAGCAGTGCTGGCTGATTACCGTTACGCTGATTACGGGTTTATTGGAAAAGTGATGGCTACTGGTATTACAATTCACAAAGGGTTAGAATTCGGAATTGCCAATCAACTTTTTGACCTTCTTATTTGTATTGGTTTAATATGGATTATCATCTCTGGTTTTTTCTTGTGGCGACGTCGCAAACCGCAAGGGCATATTGGTGCCCCAAGAGCAATTTCCGTTCGCCGTATTCGCGTATTAATTATTACGCTGGCCCTATTGGTGCTTATTTTCCCGCTAGTTGCCATCTCACTAGTCCTTGTGTTCGCTATTGATTATCTACTGATCCAAAAAATTGAGCGGCTGAAGAATTATTTTCAAGCTTAGGAGGCAGGAATTTTGCGCTTTGTATTCATGGTAATGTTTTTTGTTGTTCTTTTGTCCGGCTGTGCGATTAATAGTAATAACCATGAATCCTACACGGATTTTAAACCGCTAGAAGTAAGCGTCCACCTATCAGATACTATCAATGAAGGTGGCGATCAAAAAATCTTCGCATTTGTTTCACAAGATAATCAAGACATTTCAAATGCAGAACTAGTCAGATTCGAAGTTTGATCGAATAACCATAATCAACATGAATGGATTACTGCAACTTCCGAGGGCGATGGTGTATACTCTGCAGACATTCATTTTACTGAAGAAGGCCTTTATTTCGCAAAGGCATTAACACAAGTCGGAGATTTATTTGCAATGCCTACAAAACGATTCGCAGTCGGCAAACTAACCCCAGAAGAAGCTCGTGTTTTAATAGAAGGCAGCAAACAGACCTATTCCAGCGACCACTCTCACCATTAAGAAAAACCAGCTTAAAGGCTGGTTTTTCTAATTATAGTTCATACAAACGACTATACTTTTCGGTTAAGTAGTTAAAAAGAGGTTGAGCATCAATTCCAGCACCAGTGATATCGTGTAAAATTTCTTTTGGTTTTTTTAGCTTACCAAATTGATGAACGTGTTCCGTAAGCCATTCTCTAATAACATGAAGCTGGTTTGTTCGAATCAATTCATCGAAGTTAGGTAAGTCTTTGAGAATCGCTTCTTTAAGTTGTGCTGCATATATAAGACCTAATGCATACGATGGAAAGTAGCCAAATAAACCGGCGGACCAATGAACATCTTGGAGAACTCCCTCTCCATCATGCCCTGGTTGAATTCCGAAGTATTCTTCCATCTTTTTGTTCCAAAGTGTTGGTAGATCTTTTACTTCAATCGACCCATCAAACAATCCCTTTTCAAGCTCGTATCGCAAAATAATATGCAGACAATACGTCAATTCATCTGCTTCAATTCGAATAAGTGAAGGTTTTGCTTCATTTAAAGCGAAATAAAATGTTTCTAAAGAAACGTCATCAAACTGACCACTTGAATATTGTTTTAAGACTGGGTAAGATGTTTCCCAGAATGGAAGGGCTTGGCCGACGAATTTTTCCCAAAAAAGGGACTGAGACTCATGAATACCCATTGATGTCCCTGAAGCAAGAGGTGTCCCCATTAATTTCGCATCAATATTTTGTTCATAGAGAGCATGCCCTCCCTCATGAACTGTGCCTAAAAGGGCAACACGAAAGTCACTTTCATCATATTTTGTCGTGACTCGGACATCATTGGGGTTAATTCCAATAGCAAATGGATGAACGGTTTCATTTAAGCGTCCACGCTCAAAGTCGTACCCCATTGTCTCAAGAATGGAGGAGCTTAATTCCTCCTGTGCTTTCTTAGGAAAATGAATAAATAAAGAAGTAGTATCAGGCTTTTTCTTAGAAGCTGTTACCTTTTTAACTAGTGGGATTAGCTTCTCTTTCAAATCATTAAAAACGACATCCAATGTTTCTGTATAAACACCAGGTTCGTAATCATCTAGTAAAGTATTATAAGGGTGCCCTTCATAACCAAGGTAATCAATAAACTTCCGATTGAATGTAACTAATTTTTCTAAATATGGTTGAAACAGTGAAAAATCGCCTTTTTCTTTCGCTTCTTCCCAAACTGATTCAGCTTCTGCTTGCAACATTACATATGCTTTATATTCATCTGCTGGAATCTTCGTATTACGATCATAAAATTTTTGAGTTACTTCTACTGATTTGGCAACGATTTCAGAGAGATTTGATTTTAATTGCAGCTCTTCTAATAAACGTTTCATTTCAGTTGAAGTTGACATCGCAAACACTTCACTTGAAAGAGTGCCCATGACCTCCGAGCGTTGACCAATTGATTTCTTAGGAGCGCCTGTGCGAGAGTCCCACGCCATTAATGATAGTGCTTGAGAATAATGATTCATCTTTTTTACTAACTCCATAAATTCTGTTTCGACATTTTTCATTTCACATAACCCCTTTCTTTCCTTATAGAATAGCAGTCTTCTTTACTATAAGACAACTACTATGACTGATAACACATCAATATGTTAAAATGAGCAAGTTAGGAGTGGTCTACGGTGAAATTAATGATTACTGAAAGAGCAGCAAATTTTTATAAAAAAGAAATGGATTTAAATAGTGGGGATATTCTCCGACTCTATGTTCGTGTTGGTGGAATTGGTTCTGGTGGATTCTCAATTGGAATTATGCACGAGCAAGAGTGGCGAGGGTCTTTTTCTGTGGAACAAAGCGGTATCCTATTCGCTGTGACAGAAGATGATTTTTGGTATGTAGATGGAATGACAATTGATTATGATCAAGATATGGATATGGTAGTTTATCATCAACCGAAATTCGATGACCTTCATCATCCATTGCAAACATAAGAATCGTAATCAGGAAATGATTGTAATCATTTCCTGATTTTCTTTCATACCAAATGGTACAGTACGTGTGTAAGAATGAAGGAGAAGGTAAAATGGATCAAGATCGTATTATAGAAACGTGTTTACTCGCTGGAAAAATCATGCTACAAAGTGGAGCAGAGACAACACGAGTAGAAGATACAATGGAGCGACTCATTACAAAAGCGGCCGGTCTACCTCGTTCCCAACAAAACTATACATATGTGACCGTAAATGGCATTTTTGCCAAAATGGATTCTGGCCAAACCAGTTTTGTTCGAATTGACCATCGTGATCATAATTTAGACAAAGTCTCAAAAGTTAACCAAATCTCTCGTTCTTACGCCGAAGGAAAAATGAATTGGCAAGAAGTAACTCTTGCTTTAGAAGCATTAGAAAAAGAAGAAATGTCGATTCCTCTATATTTAAAACTTTTGTGCACATCTGCATTGAGTGGGAGTATCATGCTCATTTTAGGGGGCGCATTCATTGACCTTCCAGCCGCAATGCTCGCTGGGCTAGTTTCTTATATTGTCTACTTATTATTATGGAATTTTGTTCAAGTTCCTTTTTTAAGTGAATATATCGGTACATTTGCAGGAGGCTTAGTTGGCTTTGCGCTCTCATTACTAATTGGAGAGAATTTGCATTTAATTATGATTGGCGCAGTGGTACCTCTTGTTCCTGGTATTGCCATCACAAATGCGATTCGTGACTTACTTGCAAAGCATTACATTTCAGGAAGCATCCGTGCCCTTGAAGGAATTCTAATTGCCGCCTCACTTGGCGCGGGTATAACAACTGTCTATTATCTTTTCATTATATAGGAGACATTTATGCTGTCATTTTTGCTCACTCATACTATTTTTAGTTTTATGGCTTCAGTTTCATTTGCCGTAATCTGTAATGTGCCAAAAAGATCCATTCTTACTGGAGGGTTTGTAGGAATGATTGGCTGGCTCGGCTTTATTTTACTCCAAGAAAACGAAATAGGCATTTTTAGATCAAGCCTTGTGTGCTCTTTATTGCTTGCTTTTGTAGGTTTTATAGCTGCCCGTATTCAAAAAGTGCCTTTTACAGTCTATTACATTCCTGGCATTGTACCAGTAGTTCCCGGCATTACGTTTTATGAAGCTTTTTATCAATTGCTTATAAGGGAATACCGTGAATCTGCTTTTGTTTTGCTTGATGTTGCCTATAGTGCGGTTGGGTTAGCTAGTGGCCTTATTATTGCAGATGTCATTTATCGATACACAACAAAACCCTTTATTAAACCTAAAAAAAACGAGCCGGCTTAAATTGCCGACTCGTTTTTTATTGTAAATCATCTTCAGCTTCATTTAATTGATGTGTTGCTTGATCAAGCAAAGCGGACGAATGAGCAAAAAATGCCTCATCAATATTGTTTTGGTGTGCTAAAGCGCTTTTGAACTGTAATTCTGCCTGATGTAATGCATCATTAGCTGCTTTAATCTGTTCTTCATCCATACTACGAGTCGCTTGACCCACCATATGTTGAGCTGCTTGTATTGCTAACTCAATTTGTTTTAGGTCGCTGTATCCATAGTCATCTTTTGGATAATTGTTCATTTTAATCCCCCTTTTTTATTAGAATAAACAAAAGGCGGAGGATTTATACTCTTGGTTTACATAATAATATTATGGTCTACTTATTTTGCATCTCTACAAATACCGCAAACTCATTTTCTAATTTCTGATAGACTCGTTCATAAAGATTGTGCATTTCTTCGTATCGGGCATGGTTATCCTCATTTGGTATAAACACTTTATTGATAATCTGTTTTGAAGCAGAAAATAAATAATTCTCACCTATTGCGTGTTTAGCAAGTAAAACGGCCCCTAATGCACTTGCGTGGTATGTTTCAGGTAAATGAATCTCTTTTCCAGTTATATCTGCAAGCATCTGTACCCATTCGTCAGAACGTGCAAATCCTCCTGAAGCTTGAATAATTTCTAGCTCACCTATTGATTCTTGCAACCCTTTAACGATTGAATAAACACTGTATATTACACCTTCCATAACTGCTCTAGCGAAATGAGCCCGCTTATGAATCATCGATACGCCTAAAAAGGATCCCCTTGCATCAGGATTCCAGTATGGTGCTCGCTCGCCATTTAAAAAAGGCAGAAACAATAGACCTTGTGATCCTGCAGGTATCGTCATCGCTTCTTGTATAATTTGTTCAGTGGCACTCTTACCACCATCAATGTTCTTTAATTCCTTTGCAAACTCATTTAAATACCATTGCAAAGCGAGTCCACCATTATTTGTTGCACCGCCTGCAACCCAACTATCATCAGTAAGCACATAGCAAAATGTTCGCATATGCTCGTCTGTAATTGGTTTATCTGCAATTGTTCGTACCGCACCACTCGTCCCAATTGTTACTGCAATCGTTCCTGGTTTTATCGCATTTGCTCCTACATTTGCTAAAACACCATCGCTTGCGCCTATAATAAAACGGCATTTATCAGTAAGCGATAAATCGAGTTGACGTTGAGATGTTAATGAAGGTAGTTCGTATGTAGTTGGAACAATCTCTGATAATTGGTTATTATCGATTTCAATAAACTTTAAGATTTCTTCATCCCATTTTCGATCTTTTAAATGATACAATCCAGTTCCACTGGCTAATGATTGATCCACAACATATATTCCGAATAGGCATTTACATAAGTATTCTTTTATAGATAGAAATTTAAACGCTTGTTTAAATATTTGTGGACGCTCAGTTCGAAGCCACTGAATTTTGCCAATCCAAGACATTGGGTGGATTGGTGTCCCTGTCTTCTCATAAAAGTGTTTTCCTTTTGAGGAAGATTTGAGTTCTTTTATAAATGCTGCACAACGATTATCTGCCCACGTAATTAAAGGTGTTAATGGAACGTTATTTTTATCAACGACCATTAAGGAATGCATTGCCGATGAAATCCCTATTAGACGTATATCTTCTTTGTTTATAGATGCTTGCTTGACTAATTCTCTTATTGTTTTTAAACAAGCAGCTACAATTACTTCGGGATCTTGTTCAGCAAAATCTGGCTTCTCTTTTATTAATGGGTATGTCACCTCATAATCATCGACTTGTTTGTTATCTTTAGAAAACAGAACGGCTTTTGTACTTGTCGTTCCTATATCTAGTCCAATTGAATACATAGTTGTTAAATCCCCTTCCTGACTGATCTACCTTCTATCATTACGTAAAAAAGTATATTTGTCACGGGGATATGATAAAAAGAGGAAAAAAGTGCTAAAAAGTAATTTCTCTCCGTTGTGCTCCTAGCTCAATAAACCAGTCTGAATCTCCAAGTTCAAGTGCTAATAATTGCATGCTATGATAATCCTCATCTTTTAACGTAACAGGAGCCAACGTAACGTCCTTTTGATAGATTAAAATAGGTTCCTGTGATCGTTCTGGTTCTAGGGAATAGAAATAATATGTTTGGAATGACTTATCCTTACATGAAAAAGATTTGTTCTTTTCGATCCATCCGAGTATTTTTTTTGTACCACGTTTTATAATTACCCAAGATCCATCAATCATGAAGATACACTCCTTTTGCTGTAGTGTATCTCTTTTTGGTTTTGTTTATGTTCTTTTTTATAAAAATATTACGGTAAATGAAATTATAGGCTTAAGCGAAACACTTATAAAAAATAACTAACTCAAGTGAAATATACTTGAGTTAGTTATCACTCCACTCCTCATTCTCAAGACTTCGGACCACTTCAATCGATTTTTTCCTATTGTGCTTATATAGTTGCTCTCGTTTCTAATCTGGAATTGTATTCTCCACTATTTCTGCAATCCCCCAAAGAATACCACCTATTACAAGTGAACCGTTTAATGTGATGATAAAATAAAACCACGAATATCCTGATTGATTTAGTTCCACGACGATAAAAGCACTAATAAACCCTATTAATAATTGAATAATCGCTAAACTCATCAAGGAAGTTGCCACTCCACTATAATAATGACGTTCTTTATACATTGCTTGATAGGAAGTCGATCGCTTTCCAGTTCGAATCGATTTAGAATATATAGGCAATAAAGCCATCCTCCTTATTTTCAGATTCCAAATAAGTAATATTTAAATCAGACATTCATTTTTCCTCTGAGTGTTAAGCAGAGTTGTCTTATATCAACGAATCGTTTAACACATTATTCATTTCATTTTAATGAGAGCTTAATTTGAATCAAAGTATACTGTTAAATTCTAGTGTAGTAAAGTATAAAAAAATAAAAAAATCAATAAGTAAGCACAAAGGAAGATCATTTTAACCTTGTTTAATGTAAACGTAACATTACTTCCTCGCTGTCCGATTTTTACTTGACAGAATAAGTAATATGTATCGATAGTAGAAAAATTTAAAAAAGCCGTATATAAATCGACAATAATTGACACGCTTATATCACTAAAGTAAGAGAGGTGATACATATGGCTAACCAAAAAAGCTCAAACAACTTGGTCGTACCTGGCGTACAACAAGCGATTGATCAAATGAAATACGAAATTGCTTCTGAATTTGGAGTGACTCTTGGTGGGGATACCACTTCTCGTGCAAACGGATCTGTTGGTGGAGAAATTACGAAGCGTCTTGTTCAGATGGCTGAACAGCAAATGGGCGGTAAACAATACTAGAATTACGTATAAAGT
This window encodes:
- a CDS encoding alpha/beta-type small acid-soluble spore protein, encoding MANQKSSNNLVVPGVQQAIDQMKYEIASEFGVTLGGDTTSRANGSVGGEITKRLVQMAEQQMGGKQY